The following are from one region of the Osmerus mordax isolate fOsmMor3 chromosome 1, fOsmMor3.pri, whole genome shotgun sequence genome:
- the uroc1 gene encoding urocanate hydratase — protein sequence MSNLKDICSGLPLDPMPVNQGRDPSLPHAPVRTPNLTPDEERLALRNSLRYFPPSHHSMLAAEFAQELRQYGHIYMYRFCPRILMRAYPIDQYPCRTRQAASIMLMIMNNLDPAVAQYPQELVTYGGNGQVFSNWAQFRLVMHYLSEMTEEQTLVMYSGHPMGLFPSLASSPRAIITNGMVIPNYSSREQYEKMFALGVSMYGQMTAGSYCYIGPQGIVHGTMLTLLNAGRRYLGSGDMQGRVFVTSGLGGMSGAQAKAAVIAGCIGVIAEVDEAPLKKRHEQGWLMEVTSDMDRCIQRIRECKTTNTPLSLGYHGNIVDLWERLLKEYECTGELLVDLGSDQTSLHNPFSGGYYPVQLTLRQANQVMATDPSRFRTMVHESLCRQVAAINKLSDAGMFFWDYGNAFLLEAKRAGAEVEKSGGGATEFRYPSYVQHIMGDIFSLGFGPFRWVCTSGKPCDLALTDDIAATVLEEISANVTERVRQQYDDNIRWIREAGKHNMVVGSQARILYSDQKGRVCIALAINQAIADGRVSAPVVISRDHHDVSGTDSPFRETSNVYDGSAFCADMAVQNFVGDAFRGATWVSLHNGGGVGWGEVINGGFGLLLDGSREAAKRATLMLNWDVSNGVARRCWSGNSNAYETIQRTMETQQQLRVTMPFPVQDENVLDRALQG from the exons ATGTCAAACCTGAAGGACATTTGTAGTGGGCTTCCCTTGGACCCTATGCCTGTCAACCAGGGTCGAGATCCCAGCCTACCACATGCACCTGTCCGGACCCCCAACCTCACGCCAGATGAGGAGCGG cTGGCCTTGAGGAACTCCCTGCGTTacttccctccttctcaccaCTCCATGCTGGCTGCTGAGTTTGCCCAGGAGCTCAGACAGTATGGACACATCTACATGTACCGTTTCTGTCCCCGCATTCTCATGAG GGCTTACCCAATAGACCAGTACCCCTGTCGAACACGTCAAGCAGCCTCCATCATGCTCATGATAATGAACAACCTGGATCCAGCAGTAGCCCAG TATCCTCAAGAGCTGGTCACCTATGGAGGAAATGGACAAGTGTTCAGTAACTGGGCCCAG ttccgtCTGGTGATGCACTACCTGAGTGAGATGACAGAGGAGCAGACTTTGGTGATGTACAGTGGTCACCCGATGGGGCTGTTTCCCAGCCTAGCCTCCTCTCCACGTGCCATCATCACCAACGGAATG GTCATCCCAAATTACTCCTCAAGAGAACAGTATGAAAAGATGTTTGCTCTAGGAGTATCAAT gtaTGGTCAGATGACTGCTGGTAGTTATTGCTACATTGGGCCTCAGGGGATTGTCCACGGCACCATG cTGACACTGTTAAATGCAGGACGGAGATACCTTGGGTCAGGGGACATGCAGGGCCGTGTGTTTGTGACCTCAGGCCTGGGGGGCATGAGCGGTGCTCAGGCTAAGGCAGCAGTCATCGCTGGCTGTATAGGAGTTATTGCTGAG GTGGATGAGGCTCCTTTGAAGAAGAGACATGAGCAGGGCTGGTTGATGGAGGTCACCAGTGATATGGATCGATGCATCCAGCGCATTAG AGAGTGTAAGACCACAAATACTCCACTCAGTCtgggttaccatggcaacataGTGGACCTATG GGAGAGACTGTTGAAGGAGTATGAGTGTACAGGGGAGCTGCTTGTGGACCTGGGTTCTGACCAGACTTCCCTTCACAACCCCTTCAGTGGAGGCTATTACCCCGTCCAGCTCACCCTCCGCCAAGCCAACCAAGTCATGGCCACCGACCCCAGTCGCTTCCGCACCATGGTGCACGAGAG tcTGTGTAGGCAGGTAGCAGCCATCAACAAGCTGTCAGATGCCGGAATGTTCTTCTGGGACTATGGAAATGCCTTTCTTCTGGAGGCCAAGAGAGCTG GGGCAGAGGTAGAGAAGAGTGGAGGTGGAGCCACCGAGTTCCGCTACCCCTCCTACGTGCAGCACATCATGGG TGACATATTTTCTCTGGGTTTCGGGCCCTTCCGGTGGGTCTGCACTTCTGGGAAACCCTGTGACCTGGCGCTGACTGATGACATTGCCGCCACCGTCCTGGAGGAGATCAGCGCAAACGTGACTGAGCGTGTGCGGCAGCAGTATGATGACAACATCCGCTGGATCCGTGAGGCGGGAAAACATAATATG GTGGTGGGTTCCCAAGCCAGGATCCTCTACTCAGACCAGAAAGGCAGAGTCTGCATCGCCTTAGCCATCAATCAAGCTATTGCTGATGGAAGGGTTTCG GCTCCTGTTGTTATCAGCAGAGACCATCATGATGTCAGTGGCACAGACAGCCCCTTTAGAGAGACCTCCAATGTGTATGATGGGTCAGCCTTCTGCGCAG aCATGGCTGTCCAGAACTTTGTAGGCGATGCATTCCGAGGAGCAACCTGGGTTTCCCTGCACAACGGAGGAGGAGTTGGCTG GGGTGAGGTGATCAATGGAGGCTTTGGCCTGCTTCTGGACGGATCCAGAGAGGCAGCCAAGCGTGCCACTCTCATGCTCAACTGGGATGTGTCCAATGGG GTGGCTCGGCGGTGCTGGTCTGGGAACTCCAACGCCTACGAGACCATACAGCGCACTATGGAGACGCAGCAGCAATTGCGTGTCACTATGCCCTTCCCTGTTCAAGATGAAAATGTGTTAGACCGTGCCCTACAGGGATAG